In a single window of the Mesoplodon densirostris isolate mMesDen1 chromosome 18, mMesDen1 primary haplotype, whole genome shotgun sequence genome:
- the SLC35B1 gene encoding solute carrier family 35 member B1 isoform X2, whose translation MRDQCCVCQDLVDRTRSWLYAACSVSYLGAMVSSNSALQFVNYPTQVLGKSCKPIPVMLLGVTLLKKKYPMAKYLCVLLIVAGVALFMYKPKKVVGIEEHTVGYGELLLLLSLTLDGLTGVSQDHMRAHYQTGSNHMMLNINLWSTLLLGAGILFTGELWEFLSFAERYPTIIYNILLFGLTSALGQSFIFMTVVYFGPLTCSIITTTRKFFTILASVILFANPISPMQWVGTVLVFLGLGLDAKFGKGAKKTSH comes from the exons ATGCGTGATCAATGCTGTGTTTGCCAAGATCT GGTGGATCGTACTCGGAGCTGGCTCTATGCTGCCTGTTCCGTCTCCTATCTGGGTGCCATGGTCTCCAGCAACTCAGCACTACAGTTTGTCAACTACCCAACTCAG GTCCTTGGTAAATCGTGCAAGCCCATCCCAG TCATGCTCCTTGGAGTGACCCTTTTGAAGAAGAAGTATCCAATGGCCAAGTACCTGTGTGTGTTGCTAATTGTGGCTGGAGTGGCCCTTTTCATGTACAAACCCAAGAAAGTAGTCGGGATAGAAGAACACACAGTTGGCTATGGAGAGCTGCTCCTG CTCTTGTCTCTCACCCTGGATGGACTGACCGGCGTTTCCCAGGACCACATGCGGGCTCACTACCAAACAGGCTCCAACCACATGATGCTGAACATCAACCTCTGGTCGACACTGCTGCTGGGAGCTG GAATCCTGTTCACTGGGGAGCTCTGGGAGTTCTTGAGCTTTGCCGAAAGATACCCTACCATCATCTATAACATCCTGCTCTTTGGCCTGACTAGTGCCCTGGGCCAG AGCTTCATCTTCATGACAGTGGTGTATTTTGGCCCCCTGACCTGCTCCATCATCACCACAACTCGAAAGTTCTTCACCATTTTGGCCTCTGTGATCCTCTTTGCCAACCCCATCAGCCCCATGCAGTGGGTGGGCACTGTGCTTGTGTTCTTGG GTCTTGGTCTCGATGCCAAGTTTGGGAAAGGAGCCAAGAAGACATCACACTAG